In Kwoniella pini CBS 10737 chromosome 2, complete sequence, a single genomic region encodes these proteins:
- a CDS encoding ribosome biogenesis protein YTM1, giving the protein MADINIESTGSTSATGSVVQLPINLFTRSTNDAIPQSTYLIPASWRRFQLSELINKVLQNNSDNGKKPIPFEFLINGQVLRGSLENWSKKNRGNDEETTIDIEYVRSTLPPQEVGRIEVEDWVSGLSLSRKGYTLLSSYLSHLQILPLSSASTSSTALYTLPLPTSLGATSCTWVSPQSQEKDILLAAGGIDRLTHVFSIPSLSPEDNIQLPKEIYTLHGHTQPISTIISSKSGKEIISGSWDGLLNLYTLPNSEPNEHQISSEPLNFLTGQGNKKKRKLEKENPREPIEGLMDNDSTGEGGWRRIPEINFKGHLGRIGGSVWDKFDQEKIWSAGWDGSVRGWDLNTGINSMIRQGPFDKSALCIDQFTANGTLVTGNMDRTICLWDTRQATSLISLTLQTSSPIPSIKTHPTSSFTLASATYSGIIQIWDIRSPKNSLFSVSNVNRKERKVTKNGKVLGERLLALDWDGEVLIAGGEDGEVGIWNATGA; this is encoded by the exons ATGGCAGATATCAATATAGAATCTACTGGAAGTACTTCTGCCACTGGATCAGTGGTACAATTACCTATCAATTTATTCACAAGATCAACGAATGATGCTATTCCACAATCAACATATCTTATTCCAGCTTCTTGGAGAAGATTTCAATTATCAGAACTTATAAATAAAGTATTACAAAATAATTCTGATAATGGTAAAAAAccaattccatttgaatttttaattaatggTCAAGTTTTAAGAGGTAGTTTAGAAAATTGGAGTAAAAAAAATAGaggaaatgatgaagaaactacaattgatattgaatatgTTAGAAGTACTTTACCTCCTCAAGAAGTTGGTAgaattgaagttgaagattgGGTTAGTGGTTTAAGTTTAAGTAGGAAAGG TTATACTCTATTATCATCTTATCTctctcatcttcaaattttacctttatcttccgcatcaacttcttcaacagcACTTTATACACTTCCTTTACCAACTTCTTTAGGAGCTACATCTTGTACATGGGTATCACCACAATCtcaagaaaaagatattttaTTAGCTGCAGGTGGAATTGATCGATTAACTCATGTATTTagtataccttctttatctccTGAAGATAATATACAATtaccaaaagaaatttataCTTTACATGGACATACACaaccaatttcaacaataatttcatcaaaaagtGGTAAAGAAATAATATCAGGTTCATGGGATGGTTTACTTAATTTATATACATTACCAAATTCAGAACCTAATGAACATCAAATTTCATCTGAacctttaaattttttaacTGGACAaggaaataaaaaaaaaagaaaattagaaaaagaaaatccaCGTGAACCTATTGAAGGTTTAATGGATAATGATTCAACAGGTGAAGGAGGTTGGAGAAGAATACctgaaatcaattttaaagGACATTTAGGTAGAATTGGTGGTTCAGTTTGGgataaatttgatcaagaaaaaaTTTGGTCAGCTGGTTGGGATGGTTCAGTAAGAGGATGGGATCTTAATACTGGTATAAATTCTATGATTaga CAAGGaccatttgataaatctgcATTATGTATTGATCAATTTACTGCAAATGGTACATTAGTAACTGGAAATATGGATAGAACGATATGTCTTTGGGATACAAGGCAAG CGACATCATTAATATCTTTAACTCTTCAAACTTCATCTCCAATACCATCAATTAAAACACATcctacatcttcatttacTTTAGCATCAGCTACATATTCAggaataattcaaatttgggATATAAGATCACctaaaaattctttattcTCAGTATCAAATGTTaatagaaaagaaaggaaagttACAAAGAATGGAAAAGTATTAGGAGAAAGACTTTTAGCTTTAGATTGGGATGGTGAAGTTTTAATTGCTGgaggtgaagatggtgaagtTGGAATTTGGAATGCTACTGGTGCataa